One Rhea pennata isolate bPtePen1 chromosome 3, bPtePen1.pri, whole genome shotgun sequence DNA segment encodes these proteins:
- the PHF3 gene encoding PHD finger protein 3 isoform X4, translating to MVGCGRCDDWFHGDCVGLSLSQAQQMGEEDKEYVCVKCCAEEDKKTESFDQNILDTQVKLEIHREERTMECEKPGVSKQTSTCNPSVTEKTKQAEDTVKHKVKIFRRESGEGKNLSECRDSDTKKGQHVATRKASQAAIPPRRSSEDKNEKKESPNVVEKHSKSGVHEKQETKKKKIEKGGSSSTTHLPAVSASKPSADQIRQSVKQSLKEILMKRLTDSNLKIPEERAAKVATKIEKELFSFFRDTDSKYKNKYRSLMFNLKDPKNNILFKKVLKGDVTPDHLIRMSPEELASKELAAWRQRENRHTIEMIEKEQREVERRPITKITHKGEIEIESETPIKEQEVMEVQEPNMIKLSEKPEEAEKDKEANESASPDTTSQHKNHLFDLNCKICIGRMAPPTDDLSAKKVKVSVGVARKQSDNEAESIADALSSTSSILASELLEDDKQDLSKSSFSSLPRSETPGTVESEALFLARLNFIWKGFINMPSVAKFVIKAYPVSGSFEYLTEDLPDSIQVGGRISPHTVWEYVEKIKASGTKEICVVRFTPVTEEDQISYALLFAYFSSRKRYGVAANNMKQVKDLYLIPLGSSDKVPHHLVPFDGPGIEVHRPNLLLGLIIRQKMKRQITAVASVSSSFMDEVSESTLSNLPPEKKSKPNKPEVSHNDLTLEEEEENDFFNSFTTVLHKQRNKSQQSNTEDVPAVIEPLVESTKHEPPKPLRFLPGVLVGWENQPSTLELANKPLPVDDILQSLLGTTGQVYEHSKSEASPSKDIPLLNEEATLKEENVDVAEVTTETDETKTSLDSLQESTNAAVTVDAAAVGSSTSARSPGTLIGLSLKGKPPDVSTEAFLANLSAQSQNKETEESKENDPKWQLHDKENVAQENRRTTNSSFSSSSSNAGKKSNENNVNVSSAEGTVANTSKSPPFINLKRDPRQAAGRSQQTNASENKEGDVSKSEDRQNVSGDEQMEIENKQSSGEKDVNLYQADAQANEMQFSSTAMKADNECTSQAEDTKNLPEDTLMQNIETVNSFRRGPATGSSHFETENSSRSEFISKIPSPIASGSFSSVRPPQHNFQHPKSNPPGFQFQTPTPHNFPPQNSPMFGFPPHLPPPLLPPPGFGFPQNPMMPWPPVVHLSGQPPHYTGPIAQGLPVAHKQSRFLGPENFFQSKDSRRPERRHSDPWGRQEQHLDRGFSRGKNDQHRQRFCSESHHQKKDRHEKEWNNEKYWEQDSERNRRRDRSQEKERERKSREEGHRDKERLRPPHNDKGSDGKCPKETRNPEKKTDKPKAEEQAHEKDKEREKSREKHRERESEKNRDRHRDHSDRTKSKR from the exons ATGGTAGGCTGTGGTAGATGTGATGATTGGTTTCATGGGGATTGTGTAGGACTGAGTCTGTCACAAGCGCAGCAGATGGGTGAAGAGGATAAagaatatgtgtgtgtgaaatgctgtgctgaggaagacaaaaaaacagAGTCTTTTGATCAAAATATACTGGATACCCAAGTGAAACTTGAAATCCatagagaagaaagaacaatGGAATGTGAAAAACCTGGGGTGTCAAAGCAAACATCTACTTGTAATCCAAGTGTCactgagaaaacaaagcaagcagaggACACAGTGAAGCACAAAGTCAAAATTTTTAGACGG GAATCTGGTGAGGGGAAGAACCTGTCAGAATGCAGAGACTCTGATACTAAAAAAGGGCAACATGTTGCTACTCGGAAAGCATCACAGGCTGCTATACCTCCTCGGAGGTCCtctgaagataaaaatgaaaaaaaagagtcccCTAATGTGGTTGAAAAACACTCAAAATCAG GTGTTCATGAGAAACAAgaaactaagaaaaagaaaattgagaaagGAGGATCAAGTAGTACAACACATCTGCCAGCTGTGTCAGCTTCAAAACCTTCTGCTGATCAGATAAGACAAAGCGTCAAACAATCTCTTAAAGAAATTCTCATgaaaag ATTGACAGACTCCAATTTAAAGATACctgaggagagagcagcaaaAGTTGCCACAAAGAtagaaaaagaactgttttctttttttcggGACACTGACTCAAAGTATAAGAACAAATACAGAAGTTTAATGTTCAATCTAAAAGATCCCAAAAATAAT aTATTGTTTAAGAAAGTGCTTAAAGGAGATGTTACTCCAGACCATCTAATAAGAATGAGCCCAGAGGAACTGGCTTCCAAAGAACTGGCTGCTTGgagacaaagagaaaacagacat ACAATTGAAATGATTGAGAAAGAACAGAGGGAAGTTGAAAGACGACCTATCACAAAAATTACTCACAAAGGAGAAATAGAAATTGAGAGTGAAACACCAATAAAAGAGCAAGAAGTTATGGAAgttcag GAACCTAATATGATAAAGTTGTCTGAGAAGCCAGAGGAAGctgaaaaagataaagaagcAAACGAGTCTGCATCTCCAGACACCACAAGTCAACACAAAAATCATCTCTTTGATCTTAACTGCAAAATCTGCATAG GCCGAATGGCACCACCTACTGATgatctttctgcaaaaaaagtgaaagtgtCTGTTGGAGTTGCACGTAAGCAGTCAGACAATGAAGCAGAGAGCATTGCAGATGCACTTTCTTCAACATCAAGTATTTTAGCTTCAGAATTATTGGAAGATGATAAACAAGACTTATCAAAAtcatctttctcctctctcccaag ATCAGAAACACCTGGTACTGTGGAAAGTGAAGCTTTATTTCTGGCACGCTTAAATTTCATCTGGAAGGGTTTTATCAATATGCCTTCTGTGGCAAAGTTTGTTATTAAGGCCTACCCAGTCTCTGGCTCTTTTGAGTATTTAACAGAG GATTTACCAGATAGTATTCAAGTAGGTGGCAGGATATCTCCTCACACTGTCTGGGAGTATGtagaaaaaattaaagcttcAGGAACCAAG GAAATCTGTGTAGTTCGCTTTACCCCTGTAACTGAAGAGGATCAGATATCCTATGCTTTGCTGTTTGCctatttcagcagcagaaaacGTTATGGTGTAGCTGCCAATAACATGAAGCAAGTGAAAGATTTATATCTCATCCCTTTAGGTTCTTCAGATAAAGTTCCACATCATCTTGTACCTTTTGATGGGCCTG GGATTGAAGTACATCGACCAAATCTATTATTGGGATTGATAATTCGCcagaaaatgaagagacagATTACTGCTGTTGCAAGTGTTAGCAGTAGCTTTATGGATGAAGTTTCTGAAAGTACGCTGAGTAACTTACcaccagagaagaaaagcaagccaAACAAACCTGAAGTCTCTCATAATGACTTGACactagaagaagaagaagaaaatgatttttttaattccttcacAACTGTGCTACacaagcagagaaataaatctCAACAGTCTAATACAGAAGATGTTCCTGCAGTTATTGAACCTTTAGTGGAAAGTACCAAACATGAACCACCGAAGCCTCTCCGATTCCTTCCTGGAGTCCTGGTTGGATGGGAAAATCAACCTTCTACTCTAGAGCTAGCAAATAAACCACTGCCAGTGGATGATATTCTTCAAAGCCTGTTGGGTACTACAGGGCAGGTATATGAACACAGTAAGTCAGAAGCAAGCCCCAGCAAAGACATACCATTGTTAAATGAAGAAGCAaccttaaaagaagaaaacgtGGATGTTGCTGAGGTAACTACTGAAACTGATGAAACAAAGACTAGCTTGGATAGTCTACAAGAATCCACAAATGCTGCTGTAACAGTGGATGCAGCAGCTGTAGGGTCTTCAACTTCTGCGAGAAGTCCTGGAACTTTGATAGGCCTTAGTCTGAAAGGAAAACCTCCAGATGTTTCCACAGAAGCATTTTTAGCAAACTTATCTGCTCAGTCACAGAACAAAGAAACTgaggaaagtaaagaaaatgatcCAAAGTGGCAGTTACATGACAAGGAGAATGTTGCACAGGAAAACCGAAGGACCACAAATTCtagcttttcctcttcctcatcaaatgcagggaaaaaaagcaatgagaacAATGTTAATGTAAGCTCTGCTGAAGGTACAGTTGCTAATACCTCTAAATCTCCACCATTTATTAATCTCAAAAGAGACCCACGACAGGCAGCTGGACGAAGCCAGCAGACTaatgcttcagaaaacaagGAAGGAGATGTAAGCAAAAGTGAAGACCGACAAAATGTTTCAGGAGATGAGCAGATGGAAATAGAGAATAAACAGTCTTCTGGTGAAAAGGACGTGAACTTGTATCAAGCTGATGCACAAGCAAATGAGATGCAGTTTAGTTCAACTGCAATGAAAGCAGATAATGAATGCACATCACAAGCCGAAGATACCAAGAACTTGCCGGAAGATACCTTGATGCAAAACATTGAAACAGTAAACTCATTTAGAAGAGGACCGGCAACAGGTTCATctcattttgaaacagaaaattcttctcgttctgaatttatttccaaaatccCAAGCCCTATTGCAAGTGGCAGCTTCTCATCTGTTAGACCTCCGCAGCACAATTTTCAGCATCCTAAATCTAATCCACCTGGATTTCAGTTTCAGACTCCTACACCACATAACTTTCCTCCACAAAACAGCCCTATGTTTGGGTTTCCTCCTCATCTACCACCtccacttcttcctcctccaggcttTGGCTTTCCTCAAAATCCAATGATGCCATGGCCACCTGTAGTTCATTTGTCAGGTCAACCACCACACTACACCGGACCTATTGCACAAGGGCTACCAGTGGCTCACAAACAGTCAAGATTTCTGGGGCCAgaaaatttttttcagagtaaagACAGCAGGAGACCAGAAAGACGTCATAGTGACCCTTGGGGCAGACAAGAACAGCATTTGGACAGAGGGTTtagtagaggaaaaaatgatcaaCACAGGCAAAGGTTCTGTAGTGAATCGCATCACCAAAAGAAAGACAGGCATGAAAAAGAATGgaacaatgaaaaatactggGAGCaagattctgaaagaaatagGCGCAGAGACAGAAGccaggaaaaagagagagagaggaagagtaGGGAGGAAGGACATAGAGACAAAGAAAGATTGCGACCTCCACACAATGATAAAGGTTCTGATGGAAAATGCCCCAAAGAGACtagaaatccagaaaaaaagacagataagCCTAAAGCTGAAGAACAGGCTCATGAAAAGGataaagagagggagaaaagtaGAGAGAAACATAGAGAACGAGAAAGTGAAAAGAACAGAGACAGACATAGGGACCACAGTGACAGAACTAAAAGCAAAAGGTAA